From a region of the Posidoniimonas polymericola genome:
- the floA gene encoding flotillin-like protein FloA (flotillin-like protein involved in membrane lipid rafts): protein MIAPILAQIENLRDLLPLAVTFIVVVLLIGLAIFIFSYGKLWLQAWSSNVWMNPFDLVFMSLRQVHARTIVDARIMATQAGVGSDPATGITTRRLEAHYLAGGNVPRVINALIAAHRADIDLDFDRAAAIDLAGRDVLDAVKTSVYPKVIDCPDPEKSPRTTLSAVAKSGVELKIRARVTVRTNLKQLIGGATEETIIARVGEGIITAIGSAQDHQAVMENPDRISKAVLERGLDAHTAFEIVSIDIADIDIGENIGARLQADQAEADTRKAQAFAEQRRADAIAREQEMKADVAANRAGVLLAQAEVPMAMAEAFKRGTLETSRNGAG from the coding sequence ATGATCGCACCGATTCTCGCCCAGATTGAAAATCTCCGGGACCTCCTCCCGCTGGCCGTCACCTTCATAGTGGTGGTCCTGCTGATCGGACTGGCCATCTTCATCTTCAGCTACGGCAAGCTGTGGCTGCAAGCATGGTCGTCCAATGTGTGGATGAACCCGTTCGACTTGGTCTTCATGAGCCTCCGCCAGGTCCACGCCCGGACGATCGTCGACGCCCGGATCATGGCGACCCAGGCCGGCGTCGGCAGCGACCCCGCGACCGGCATCACCACCCGCCGGCTCGAGGCCCACTACCTGGCCGGCGGCAACGTGCCGCGGGTGATCAACGCGTTGATCGCCGCACACCGCGCCGACATCGACCTCGACTTCGACCGCGCCGCGGCCATCGACCTGGCCGGCCGCGACGTGCTCGACGCCGTCAAGACGAGCGTCTACCCGAAGGTGATCGACTGCCCCGACCCCGAGAAGTCGCCCAGGACCACGCTCAGCGCGGTCGCCAAGAGCGGCGTCGAACTCAAGATCCGCGCGCGGGTGACCGTCCGCACCAACCTCAAGCAGCTGATCGGCGGGGCCACCGAAGAGACCATCATCGCCCGCGTCGGCGAGGGCATCATCACCGCGATCGGCTCGGCTCAGGACCACCAGGCGGTGATGGAGAACCCCGACCGGATCTCCAAGGCGGTGCTCGAGCGGGGCCTCGACGCGCACACGGCGTTTGAGATTGTCTCGATCGATATCGCCGACATCGACATCGGCGAGAACATCGGGGCCCGGCTGCAGGCCGACCAGGCCGAGGCCGACACCCGCAAGGCTCAGGCGTTTGCCGAGCAGCGTCGCGCGGACGCCATCGCCCGCGAGCAAGAGATGAAGGCCGACGTCGCGGCCAACCGGGCCGGCGTGCTGCTGGCTCAGGCCGAGGTGCCGATGGCCATGGCCGAGGCGTTCAAGCGGGGCACGCTCGAGACCTCGCGGAACGGCGCCGGCTAG
- a CDS encoding class I SAM-dependent methyltransferase, producing the protein MSLPEWKLPPGVPRGVWDYAQSVAVAQDYDDYHALNPLFEFEEAVLREEFSRPGTVADLGCGTGRALLPLVREGHRGLAIDLSQNMLDVVREKAELERLPVECLQANLTELDAVADQSVDYAMCLFSTLGMIRQRKMRRRALAHMRRVLRPGGRLVLHVHNFWFNLWDPGGPWWVARSLAAAASPRARGGDWDLGDKYFPYRGVPNFYLHVFRERELRADLRTAELAVRRWIPLEVRRRHALPHPWFARALRANGWIVVVER; encoded by the coding sequence ATGAGCCTGCCCGAATGGAAGCTGCCCCCTGGCGTGCCGCGCGGCGTGTGGGACTACGCGCAGTCGGTCGCGGTTGCGCAGGACTACGACGACTACCACGCCCTCAACCCGCTGTTCGAGTTTGAAGAGGCGGTGCTGCGTGAGGAGTTCTCCCGCCCCGGCACGGTCGCGGACCTCGGCTGCGGCACCGGCCGGGCGCTGCTGCCGCTCGTGCGGGAGGGGCACCGCGGCCTCGCGATCGACCTCTCGCAGAACATGCTCGACGTCGTCCGCGAGAAGGCGGAGCTCGAACGCCTGCCGGTCGAGTGCCTGCAGGCCAACCTGACCGAGCTCGACGCGGTGGCCGATCAGAGCGTCGACTACGCGATGTGCCTGTTCAGCACGCTGGGGATGATCCGCCAGCGGAAGATGCGGCGCCGGGCGCTGGCCCACATGCGGCGTGTCCTGCGGCCGGGCGGGCGGCTGGTGCTGCACGTGCACAACTTCTGGTTCAACCTCTGGGACCCCGGCGGCCCGTGGTGGGTCGCCCGCAGCCTGGCGGCGGCCGCCTCGCCCCGCGCGCGGGGCGGCGACTGGGACCTGGGCGACAAGTACTTCCCCTACCGCGGCGTGCCCAATTTCTACCTGCACGTCTTCCGCGAGCGCGAGCTCCGCGCCGACCTCCGCACCGCCGAACTGGCCGTCCGCCGCTGGATCCCGCTGGAGGTCCGCCGCCGGCACGCGCTGCCCCACCCCTGGTTTGCCCGGGCGCTGCGGGCCAACGGCTGGATCGTCGTGGTCGAGCGGTGA
- a CDS encoding BaiN/RdsA family NAD(P)/FAD-dependent oxidoreductase — MNEKWEVVVIGAGAAGMFAAWRAAARGRRVLLLEKNRKAGVKILMSGGTRCNLTHAATARDMAAAFGRQGERFLHAPFACLGPEDVVDLFHSWGVPTKVEETGKVFPVSNRALDVARACIAAVQNAGAVMSLGEPVEQLVRVGDDYEITTPARTVTTPRVVLSSGGRSWPGCGTTGDGYAWAKQLGHKIVPTRPALAPLTSTATWLHELQGVTLSDVRLSAVEPGAKPADTRRGSLLFTHFGLSGPVAMDLSRAITERPAADWSAVFDFTPDVVEEQLRERLRSGGKNVLAVLTELLPRSVVEQLLAIAGVPPDQRTAELGKAATGRIVDAVKRGRAPLSGTLGFKKAEVTAGGVSLKEVASRDMQSRVSPGLYLAGEVLDLDGPIGGYNFQSAFATGYLAGESV; from the coding sequence ATGAATGAAAAGTGGGAGGTCGTTGTAATTGGCGCCGGCGCGGCCGGCATGTTCGCCGCTTGGCGGGCAGCTGCCCGGGGCCGGCGCGTGCTGCTGCTCGAGAAAAATCGCAAGGCGGGCGTCAAGATCCTGATGTCGGGCGGCACCCGCTGCAACCTGACCCACGCCGCCACCGCCCGCGACATGGCCGCCGCGTTCGGCCGCCAGGGCGAACGCTTCCTCCACGCCCCGTTTGCCTGTCTGGGCCCGGAGGACGTGGTCGACCTGTTCCACTCCTGGGGCGTGCCGACCAAGGTCGAGGAGACGGGCAAGGTCTTCCCGGTCAGCAACCGGGCGCTCGACGTCGCCCGGGCGTGCATCGCGGCGGTGCAGAATGCCGGCGCGGTGATGTCGCTCGGCGAGCCGGTCGAGCAGCTTGTCCGGGTCGGCGACGACTACGAGATCACGACCCCGGCCCGCACGGTCACGACGCCCCGCGTGGTGCTGTCGAGCGGCGGCCGCTCCTGGCCAGGCTGCGGCACGACTGGCGACGGCTACGCCTGGGCCAAGCAGTTGGGGCACAAGATTGTCCCCACGCGGCCCGCGCTCGCGCCGCTGACCAGCACCGCGACGTGGCTCCACGAGCTGCAGGGCGTCACGCTGAGCGACGTCCGCTTGAGCGCGGTCGAGCCCGGCGCGAAGCCGGCCGACACCCGCCGCGGCTCGCTGCTGTTCACGCACTTCGGGCTCTCGGGCCCGGTCGCGATGGACCTCAGCCGGGCGATCACCGAGCGCCCGGCCGCCGACTGGTCGGCCGTGTTCGACTTCACGCCGGACGTGGTTGAGGAGCAGCTCCGGGAGCGGCTGCGGAGCGGCGGCAAGAACGTGCTGGCGGTGCTGACCGAACTGCTGCCGCGGAGCGTCGTCGAGCAGCTGCTCGCCATCGCCGGCGTCCCGCCCGACCAGCGGACCGCAGAGCTCGGCAAGGCCGCGACCGGCAGGATTGTCGACGCGGTGAAGCGGGGCAGGGCGCCGCTCTCCGGGACGCTCGGTTTCAAGAAGGCCGAGGTGACCGCCGGCGGGGTCTCGCTCAAGGAAGTCGCGTCCCGCGACATGCAGAGCCGGGTCTCGCCCGGGTTGTACCTGGCGGGCGAGGTGCTCGACCTCGACGGGCCGATCGGCGGGTACAACTTCCAGTCCGCCTTCGCCACCGGCTACCTGGCGGGCGAGTCGGTCTGA
- a CDS encoding 3-keto-disaccharide hydrolase has product MPARLLLAAGICLATLAPIATPTLNAEEWRQLFNGQDLTGWTPKIRGHEAGENFADTFRVEDGLLKVRFDQYEGRYRGRYGHLFHKDSFSNYRIRVECRSVGEQPEGSPGWAERNNGLMLHCQSPESMVLDQEFPASLEVQILAGRDDGQPRSTANLCTPGTTVFLEGKLFTPHCTNSSSKTVPHGEWMTIEAEVRGDSIKHFVDGEQVMAYTRPQLDPNDADAKRLLDGGAERDLTGGYISIQSESAPYDFRKIEILELQP; this is encoded by the coding sequence ATGCCCGCACGCCTGCTCCTCGCGGCCGGAATCTGCCTGGCCACGCTCGCCCCGATCGCAACGCCCACACTCAACGCCGAGGAGTGGCGGCAGCTGTTCAACGGCCAGGACCTGACCGGCTGGACCCCCAAGATCCGTGGGCACGAGGCGGGCGAGAACTTCGCCGACACCTTCCGTGTCGAGGACGGCCTGCTGAAGGTGCGGTTCGATCAGTACGAGGGCCGCTACCGCGGGCGCTACGGGCACCTGTTCCACAAGGACTCGTTCAGCAACTACCGCATCCGCGTCGAGTGCCGCTCGGTCGGCGAGCAGCCCGAGGGGAGCCCGGGCTGGGCCGAGCGGAACAACGGCCTGATGCTGCATTGCCAGTCGCCCGAGTCGATGGTGCTGGATCAGGAGTTCCCGGCGTCGCTCGAGGTGCAGATCCTGGCCGGCCGCGACGACGGCCAGCCCCGCTCGACCGCCAACCTCTGCACGCCCGGGACCACGGTCTTTCTCGAAGGCAAGCTGTTCACGCCGCACTGCACGAACTCGTCGAGCAAGACCGTGCCGCACGGCGAGTGGATGACGATCGAGGCCGAGGTCCGCGGCGACTCGATCAAGCACTTTGTCGACGGCGAGCAGGTGATGGCGTACACCCGGCCGCAGCTCGACCCGAACGACGCCGACGCCAAGCGGTTGTTGGACGGCGGCGCCGAGCGAGACCTTACCGGCGGCTACATCTCGATCCAGTCGGAGAGCGCGCCCTACGACTTCCGCAAGATCGAGATTTTGGAGCTGCAGCCCTAG
- a CDS encoding superoxide dismutase [Ni], whose translation MKSILSAVALAAVLVVPQIAAAHCQVPCGIYGDQRRFDEMLEDTETIAKAITQIGELSGTHDATGHNQLSRWVATKEAHASNIQEIIGQYFLAQRIKSDNPKYVEQLKAAHGVIVAAMKTKQAADPKTATDLEAAIKDLYRAYEGKEPVAEAKPATPAKTVAATVSVHSHDGEPAHSH comes from the coding sequence ATGAAGTCCATTCTCAGTGCTGTCGCACTCGCCGCCGTGCTCGTCGTCCCGCAGATCGCCGCCGCGCACTGCCAGGTCCCCTGCGGCATCTACGGCGACCAGCGCCGCTTCGACGAGATGCTCGAGGACACCGAGACTATCGCCAAGGCGATCACCCAGATCGGCGAGCTCTCGGGCACGCACGACGCCACCGGCCACAACCAGCTGTCGCGGTGGGTCGCCACAAAGGAGGCGCACGCCTCGAACATCCAAGAGATCATCGGCCAGTACTTCCTCGCCCAGCGGATCAAGAGCGACAACCCGAAGTACGTCGAGCAGCTCAAGGCGGCCCACGGCGTGATCGTGGCCGCGATGAAGACCAAGCAGGCCGCCGACCCGAAGACCGCGACCGACCTCGAGGCGGCCATCAAGGACCTGTACCGCGCCTACGAGGGCAAGGAGCCGGTCGCCGAAGCGAAGCCCGCCACGCCCGCCAAGACCGTCGCGGCGACCGTGTCGGTGCACAGCCACGATGGCGAGCCCGCGCACAGCCACTAA
- a CDS encoding IS5 family transposase, with protein sequence MATTSKSPIAVLNAAWRVAQDALPAYSHRCSPKKFTQHQLFACLVLKKFLKTDYRGVEACLRDSSDLRSAIELEKVPHYTTLQKAADRLLLKPLARRLLDATVCSHLGRRRRVPLAAIDSTGLECTSASAYFVRRRAAVSSPWKTVVYHRFPKLSVICNVDTHFILAFETSRGPHPDVADFRPLLDDARRRVGMTSILADAGYDSEANHRHAREACGVRTVIPAKHGRPTDKPARGRYRRLMQVRFQRDAYRRRSQVETVMSMIKRRQGAHVPARSVRRQHRELRLMALAHNIMILLTRRVFDRACLTPFSPRGG encoded by the coding sequence ATGGCGACGACGAGCAAGTCCCCGATAGCGGTGCTGAACGCGGCGTGGCGGGTGGCGCAGGACGCATTGCCGGCGTACTCGCACCGATGCAGCCCGAAGAAGTTTACGCAGCACCAGCTGTTCGCGTGCCTGGTGCTGAAGAAGTTCCTCAAGACCGACTACCGCGGTGTTGAGGCGTGCCTGCGTGACAGCAGCGATCTGCGGTCGGCGATCGAACTGGAGAAGGTCCCGCACTACACCACGCTGCAGAAGGCCGCCGACCGGCTGCTGCTCAAGCCGCTGGCGCGACGGTTGCTGGACGCCACGGTCTGCAGCCACCTGGGCAGACGCCGACGCGTGCCGCTGGCCGCGATCGACTCCACCGGGCTCGAGTGCACGTCCGCCAGCGCGTACTTCGTGAGGCGCCGGGCGGCAGTCTCCAGCCCCTGGAAAACGGTGGTCTACCACCGCTTTCCCAAGCTGAGTGTCATCTGCAATGTCGACACCCACTTCATCCTGGCGTTTGAGACCTCCCGCGGACCTCACCCCGATGTGGCCGACTTCCGCCCGCTGCTAGACGACGCCCGCAGGCGGGTCGGCATGACGTCGATCCTCGCCGACGCCGGTTACGACTCCGAGGCCAACCACCGCCACGCCCGCGAGGCTTGCGGCGTCCGCACCGTCATCCCCGCCAAGCACGGCCGGCCGACCGACAAGCCGGCCAGGGGCCGCTACCGCCGGCTGATGCAGGTGCGGTTCCAACGCGACGCCTACCGGCGCCGCTCCCAAGTTGAGACCGTCATGTCGATGATCAAACGCCGTCAGGGAGCCCACGTCCCCGCACGCAGCGTCCGCCGACAACACCGAGAACTACGCTTGATGGCCCTCGCGCACAACATCATGATCCTTTTAACGCGACGGGTTTTCGACAGAGCCTGTCTGACACCTTTTTCACCTCGCGGCGGATAG
- a CDS encoding HNH endonuclease — MVPDGKNPRKDIANANKAYGKPGKYNWSEELGEPHTWHHDSRRGVMLLVPTAVHEKVGHSGGAKLWGGGYK; from the coding sequence GTGGTTCCAGACGGCAAGAACCCTAGGAAAGATATTGCGAATGCCAACAAGGCATATGGAAAGCCGGGTAAGTACAACTGGAGTGAAGAACTAGGTGAGCCTCACACATGGCATCATGACAGCCGACGCGGCGTAATGCTGCTAGTGCCGACCGCCGTACACGAAAAGGTTGGACACTCGGGCGGAGCCAAGCTGTGGGGGGGCGGCTACAAGTAA
- a CDS encoding SMI1/KNR4 family protein, translated as MHSMVFSSTRPGLSASQVQALDSQLGGGLSNDYKAFLSVFNGGVPELGYFYADWLGEDLWIDWFCWVDENLAAPVHCAEYDSLSFARYKYSGMVPEDTLIIGRCCRDDLLLLGLAGARHGQVLYKDIAHLPGGDRAVWRERKDDLVSSLAGSFGAFLKCLKDEED; from the coding sequence ATGCACTCGATGGTTTTTAGCAGCACTCGTCCCGGTCTCTCTGCAAGTCAAGTGCAAGCCCTGGATTCGCAACTCGGTGGTGGGCTATCGAACGATTACAAAGCGTTCCTATCCGTTTTCAATGGCGGGGTTCCTGAGCTTGGCTATTTCTACGCGGACTGGCTAGGAGAGGATCTGTGGATTGATTGGTTCTGCTGGGTGGATGAGAACTTGGCAGCTCCGGTCCATTGTGCGGAGTACGACTCGCTATCCTTTGCTCGTTACAAGTATAGCGGTATGGTTCCGGAAGATACCCTGATTATCGGGCGATGCTGCCGAGACGACCTGCTACTTCTAGGGCTTGCTGGCGCGCGACATGGGCAAGTCTTGTACAAGGACATTGCCCACTTGCCTGGTGGCGATCGCGCCGTGTGGCGTGAGCGGAAAGACGACCTTGTCTCTTCGTTGGCAGGATCATTCGGTGCTTTTCTAAAATGCCTGAAGGATGAAGAAGACTGA
- the rpsP gene encoding 30S ribosomal protein S16 — MSVRIRMKKMGRTHRPFFRICAMDKRSPRDGRVLEELGTYDPMVPETDARALLKKERVEYWLGVGAQPSEKVAVLIKKYGPEGTHLDAQKQALDRLAMGREVPDPGEPASLPKAPEPEKPAEEAAAPAAEGAAEGAAEEKPAEEAAAEAPAEEAKADDAAPAEEAPAAEESSEEKPAE; from the coding sequence GTGTCCGTACGTATCCGCATGAAGAAGATGGGCCGGACCCATCGCCCGTTTTTCCGCATCTGCGCCATGGACAAGCGGTCGCCCCGCGACGGCCGTGTGCTGGAAGAGCTGGGCACGTACGACCCGATGGTCCCCGAGACCGACGCCCGCGCCCTGCTCAAGAAGGAACGCGTGGAGTACTGGCTCGGTGTTGGCGCCCAGCCCTCGGAAAAAGTGGCGGTGTTGATCAAGAAGTACGGCCCCGAAGGCACGCACCTCGACGCCCAGAAGCAGGCCCTCGACCGTCTGGCCATGGGCCGCGAGGTTCCCGATCCGGGCGAGCCCGCTTCGCTTCCCAAGGCGCCGGAGCCGGAGAAGCCAGCCGAAGAGGCGGCCGCTCCTGCCGCTGAAGGGGCCGCCGAAGGGGCCGCTGAGGAGAAGCCCGCTGAAGAGGCTGCCGCCGAGGCGCCGGCCGAAGAGGCCAAGGCTGACGACGCCGCCCCCGCCGAGGAGGCCCCGGCTGCTGAAGAGTCGAGCGAAGAGAAGCCGGCCGAGTAG
- the trmD gene encoding tRNA (guanosine(37)-N1)-methyltransferase TrmD, whose translation MRFDVLTLFPEIFSGYLSQSLLKLAIDRGLVRVDLHNIRDWARSKHRNVDDRPFGGGPGMVLKPEPVVECVEAVQSQRDAEQPPGRLILLTPQGRRFDQRVAEELAQSDRLLLLCGRYEGFDQRVMDLLSPEEVSVGDFVLNGGEVAAMTIVDAVVRLLPGVLGDENSSIEDSFSRGNRLLEHAQYTRPREYRGLAVPDVLLNGNHPDIAEWRRQDSLRRTRDRRQDLLDSPAEEGSHEPPDADSK comes from the coding sequence ATGCGGTTCGATGTGCTGACTCTGTTCCCGGAGATCTTCTCCGGTTACCTGAGTCAGAGCTTGCTCAAGCTGGCGATCGACCGCGGCTTGGTAAGGGTCGACCTGCACAACATCCGCGACTGGGCGCGGAGCAAGCACCGGAACGTGGACGACCGGCCCTTCGGCGGCGGCCCCGGGATGGTGCTCAAGCCCGAGCCCGTAGTGGAGTGTGTCGAGGCCGTGCAGTCGCAGCGCGACGCGGAGCAGCCGCCAGGGCGGCTGATCCTGCTGACCCCGCAGGGGCGGCGGTTCGACCAGCGTGTAGCGGAGGAGCTGGCCCAGAGCGACCGGCTGCTGCTGCTGTGCGGGCGGTACGAGGGGTTCGACCAGCGGGTCATGGACCTGTTGTCGCCCGAAGAGGTATCGGTGGGCGACTTTGTCCTCAACGGGGGCGAGGTCGCCGCGATGACGATAGTGGATGCGGTGGTGCGGTTGTTGCCCGGCGTGCTGGGCGACGAGAACAGCAGCATCGAGGACTCGTTCTCCCGCGGCAACCGGCTGCTGGAGCACGCCCAGTACACCCGACCCCGGGAGTACCGGGGCCTGGCGGTCCCCGACGTGCTGCTGAACGGGAACCACCCCGACATCGCCGAGTGGCGGCGGCAGGACAGCCTCAGGCGTACCCGCGATCGGCGACAAGACTTACTGGACTCCCCCGCGGAGGAAGGCTCTCACGAGCCGCCCGACGCGGACAGCAAATAG
- the rplS gene encoding 50S ribosomal protein L19 codes for MSQQILDLVAKASLKEDKPKFEVGDTVDVHNKILEGNKERVQVFSGVVIAMSGSGVNEMFTVRRIVNNEGVERKFPVHSPRIAKIDVKRSARVRRAKLYYLRDRTGKATRLRERRTDLK; via the coding sequence ATGAGCCAGCAGATCCTTGACCTTGTTGCGAAGGCGAGCCTCAAAGAGGACAAGCCGAAGTTCGAGGTCGGCGACACGGTCGACGTGCACAACAAGATCCTGGAAGGCAACAAGGAACGCGTCCAGGTGTTCTCGGGCGTCGTGATCGCGATGAGCGGCTCGGGCGTCAACGAGATGTTCACCGTCCGGCGGATCGTGAACAACGAGGGCGTGGAGCGGAAGTTCCCGGTCCACTCGCCGCGTATCGCCAAGATCGACGTGAAGCGTTCGGCCCGCGTGCGTCGCGCCAAGCTGTACTACCTCCGCGACCGCACCGGCAAGGCGACCCGCCTCCGCGAGCGTCGCACCGATCTCAAGTAG
- a CDS encoding YraN family protein, which produces MSSLLRRVQRGLARVGAGPRAATLGQRGEAYAARLLRRAGCVMVAGGHRGRFGEIDLIVVESRETVVFVEVKTRRSLRGGSPAEAVGAEQQRRISRSALAFLKAHGLLEHPARFDVVAIVWPKGSTRPESVQHFRNAFHPPDRGQFFS; this is translated from the coding sequence GTGAGTAGTCTGCTGCGCCGTGTGCAGCGCGGCCTCGCCCGGGTCGGCGCCGGGCCCCGGGCCGCGACCCTGGGGCAGCGCGGCGAGGCCTACGCGGCCCGTCTGCTCCGCCGCGCAGGGTGTGTGATGGTCGCCGGCGGTCACCGCGGACGGTTCGGGGAGATCGACCTGATCGTGGTCGAGTCCCGCGAGACCGTCGTGTTTGTCGAGGTAAAGACCCGCCGCTCGCTCCGCGGCGGCAGCCCCGCCGAGGCGGTCGGCGCCGAGCAGCAGCGGCGCATTTCTCGCTCGGCCCTTGCTTTTCTCAAGGCCCACGGCCTGCTGGAGCACCCGGCCCGATTCGACGTGGTCGCCATCGTGTGGCCCAAGGGCTCCACGCGTCCCGAGTCGGTCCAGCACTTCCGCAATGCGTTCCACCCGCCTGACCGCGGCCAGTTCTTTAGCTGA
- a CDS encoding division/cell wall cluster transcriptional repressor MraZ, whose amino-acid sequence MLVGESIRSLDDRYRLSLPPEMGEELAADGGELLLAKERPGCLGLWRPERVQEKLEQGKRILESKIAAGRLEGRLAEVQSLGRLLSTRHRSVQLAGRGRLLIPEGFREFLGVEPGGSVVVVGAAVCVELWRPESWSEMIDQQMPEFGKLFDELTA is encoded by the coding sequence GTGCTAGTCGGTGAGTCGATCCGCAGCCTGGATGACCGATATCGTCTGTCGCTGCCGCCAGAAATGGGGGAGGAGCTTGCCGCCGACGGTGGCGAGCTGCTCCTCGCGAAGGAGCGTCCTGGCTGCCTTGGCCTGTGGCGGCCTGAGCGGGTGCAGGAGAAGCTCGAGCAGGGGAAGCGGATCCTTGAGTCAAAGATCGCCGCGGGGCGGCTAGAGGGGCGTCTGGCCGAGGTGCAATCGCTCGGTCGGCTGCTCTCGACCCGGCACCGCAGTGTGCAGCTGGCCGGCCGCGGCCGCCTGTTAATCCCGGAGGGGTTCCGAGAGTTCCTCGGGGTTGAGCCGGGCGGGTCCGTAGTGGTGGTCGGCGCGGCAGTCTGCGTCGAGCTGTGGAGGCCAGAGAGCTGGTCCGAGATGATCGACCAGCAGATGCCCGAGTTTGGAAAGCTATTCGACGAATTAACCGCCTAG
- a CDS encoding DUF1844 domain-containing protein, protein MDEQPQGEKPKIIIDEDWKTQVQAEKAAAKQGDPAAGEPAAPGEPPQAADQTPPGAADFPDDPEMPPASFEMLLTGLATEAMMSLGQIPNPITGEAKVRRNQAKYLIDTIGVLQERTKGNVSPEEAQAIDGLLHQLRMAYVRTPSA, encoded by the coding sequence ATGGACGAACAACCGCAAGGCGAGAAGCCTAAGATCATCATCGACGAGGACTGGAAAACCCAGGTCCAGGCCGAGAAGGCAGCCGCCAAGCAGGGCGACCCGGCCGCGGGTGAGCCGGCCGCCCCCGGAGAGCCCCCGCAGGCCGCCGATCAGACGCCGCCCGGCGCCGCCGACTTCCCCGACGATCCCGAGATGCCGCCGGCGTCGTTCGAGATGCTGCTTACCGGGCTGGCGACGGAGGCGATGATGTCGCTCGGTCAGATCCCCAACCCGATTACCGGCGAGGCCAAGGTCCGGCGGAATCAGGCCAAGTACCTGATCGACACCATCGGCGTGCTCCAGGAACGCACCAAGGGCAACGTCTCGCCCGAAGAGGCTCAAGCGATCGATGGGCTATTGCACCAGCTGCGGATGGCCTACGTGCGGACACCCAGCGCCTAG